Within Kineothrix sp. MB12-C1, the genomic segment CGATATCCTTCATAACTTGAAAAAAGTTCTTGATATATTCTTCGGCCAAGTAGCCCTGCGTCTGATTAATCAATTCGATATCCTCCGTTACCGTTCGTCCGCTCGTTCTCTGAGTTACGATTAAGCCATTTCGTTCTAATTCTACAAAGGCCTTCTGCATTGTATTGGGATTGACACTCGCTTCCGCCGCTAATTCTCTGACGCTTGGAAGCCTGTCGCCGGGTTGATAGCGTCCGGAGATAATCTGTGTCTGTATAATTTCGACAAGCTGTGTATAAATAGGTTTATCCGCATCTAAATTCCACGCCATGAGTTCCTTCCTTTCTTCGAGATTTGCTATATTCATTTGTACTACTGTATTACTTAATTAATACAATAGGGCAAAAGTTTCTATTTGTCAACACTTAAATTGATATTTAGTGCAGTTGCTAAAAAAGGATGCTTAATGGTATAATATTTAATCATATTATACCGCGCCGAGCAAAGCGAGTGTGCAAAAAACATACTATGGCCGCTTGTGGACAAAGTATAATTTAAAAATGGAAATACGGCATGGGGTGAAGTCATTTGAGAAAAGTAATGGATGATTTATTGGAGGGCAGGTTTAACTATGAGAAGGCGAGGGAAGCTTGGGAAATACAGGAGGGCGTCTTAGAATTTTCATCGTTAGGTCTGGAGCTTTTCTTACAAAAAGGGGAAACGCTGCAAGGGTCTTTTATCATAACGGGACCGGAAGATGGTTTTGCGGAGGGATATATCTATTCCTCCGAATTTAGAATGGAATGTTTTCAGAAAGAATTTATAGGTAAGAAAGAAGAGATTATATACCGCTTTTCCTCCGAAGGAATGGAAGAGGGAGATGTGCTGG encodes:
- a CDS encoding GntR family transcriptional regulator; its protein translation is MAWNLDADKPIYTQLVEIIQTQIISGRYQPGDRLPSVRELAAEASVNPNTMQKAFVELERNGLIVTQRTSGRTVTEDIELINQTQGYLAEEYIKNFFQVMKDIGYSRQEIITLIEKAAQGEE